One Chloroflexota bacterium DNA segment encodes these proteins:
- a CDS encoding response regulator, translating into MDRSTFTRLVREALGHLYDHAYLQCHPLAELLVPDSGQALGGETLHRVLLEGIEALRPSPRIPPTSPAWRPYLALYLRYVENMEASQVARELAISSRQLRREQVKGLEALTDLLWERHRRLRDRLERGEVGLPSSLLNEEVARLSAAHSDRFTPVEATVRGVLSTLAELATQRRVSLAVTLPPDLPPLSVDRVVLRQILFNVLTHLLDHGEGGSIEITGRVREPRLDLMIRYAGKGTFSTSPLEKGRLAVASCLVERQEGQMEVMGGDGLTVRLALPIRCPPTVLVIDDNPDVIQLFQRYLGGGAYRVVGAVTSQEALRLARDLRPYAITLDIMMPTQDGWEILQTLKNHPATRDIPVIVCSVLRERDLALSLGATDFLAKPVTQQALLTALARCGPASESVKRPDWTSGTA; encoded by the coding sequence ATGGACCGCTCCACCTTTACCCGGCTGGTCAGAGAGGCGTTGGGGCATCTATATGACCACGCCTATCTTCAATGCCATCCGCTTGCCGAGCTTCTGGTCCCGGATTCCGGCCAGGCGCTGGGGGGAGAGACCCTGCACCGCGTCCTGCTGGAGGGCATAGAGGCCCTTCGCCCGTCCCCTCGGATTCCCCCGACCTCGCCGGCCTGGCGTCCCTATCTCGCCCTCTATCTGCGCTATGTGGAGAATATGGAGGCGAGCCAGGTGGCCCGGGAGTTGGCCATCAGCTCGCGTCAACTGCGGCGAGAGCAGGTGAAGGGCCTGGAAGCGCTGACCGACCTGCTGTGGGAGCGGCATCGGCGACTGCGAGATCGGTTGGAGAGGGGGGAGGTGGGGCTTCCCTCCTCCCTGCTCAATGAAGAGGTCGCCCGGCTGAGCGCCGCCCACTCCGATCGTTTCACGCCGGTGGAGGCGACGGTGCGGGGAGTTCTCTCCACCCTCGCGGAGCTGGCCACCCAACGGCGCGTCTCCCTGGCGGTAACCCTGCCGCCGGACCTGCCTCCGCTGTCCGTGGACCGGGTGGTGTTACGTCAGATCCTTTTCAACGTGCTGACGCACCTTCTGGATCACGGGGAGGGCGGCTCGATCGAGATCACCGGGCGCGTGCGGGAGCCGCGGCTGGACCTGATGATCCGTTACGCCGGAAAAGGGACTTTCTCCACATCCCCTCTGGAGAAGGGGCGATTGGCGGTGGCCAGTTGCCTCGTCGAGCGGCAAGAGGGGCAGATGGAGGTGATGGGTGGGGATGGGCTGACCGTTCGGCTTGCCCTGCCGATCCGTTGCCCGCCTACCGTGTTGGTGATCGATGACAACCCGGACGTGATCCAGCTGTTCCAGCGTTACCTGGGAGGGGGAGCGTATCGGGTTGTGGGCGCCGTTACCAGCCAGGAAGCGCTTCGACTGGCCCGGGATCTCCGGCCCTATGCCATCACGTTGGACATCATGATGCCGACCCAGGATGGCTGGGAGATCTTGCAGACGTTGAAGAACCATCCGGCGACCAGGGACATCCCTGTGATCGTCTGTTCGGTGCTGCGAGAGCGGGACCTGGCGCTCTCATTGGGGGCGACTGATTTCCTGGCGAAGCCTGTTACACAGCAGGCGCTTCTGACTGCGCTGGCGCGGTGTGGACCAGCGTCGGAGAGCGTAAAGCGTCCAGACTGGACTTCAGGCACCGCATGA
- a CDS encoding response regulator, whose protein sequence is MVIPTSPQGSAKWPYYEDILWLRINALRRLIAASIVIGVLWYAYLGAVLELTNPAAWSGSIVLTASSLLAQWLLQRRGFPSATTIYVLGVALSIILAAWVHADPSFLLLLALVVGIAGLLMSPAMGFLTAALTSAALVISTQVLPPSFIPLSVVWKTAIFSWLMALLLWIAMYPLRMTLHWAWVSYERAREQSEALREHRGQLSRTLKDLDLAYRRLETMAIELERARRAADEARRLKAEFAANISHELRTPLNLIIGFSEMMALAPHTYGEPLPPAYRGDVQAIYRNAKHLSNLIDDVLDLSQIEAGRMGLVKEPISILKVIEEATATVIHLFESKGLSLTVEAPEDLPIVQADRTRIRQVLINLLNNAVRFTDEGGVTITVTSNDHEVTVAVADTGIGIAEEDLPKVFEEFRQLDGSIRRRVGGSGLGLAISKKFVELHGGRMWVKSKAGQGATFFFSLPLREELVISNLRPEWESWAQLLPSKEGQRTLVVIDPEPGTARLFARYLDGYRVLHAADEDKARQLAAHEPVHALVVISSSGEAGWIRLRQAREGLPNIPVVVCTLRGGTRGDRLPGVITYLVKPVTRDQFLTALSHLGRNVRSLLIVDDDPEVVRLLVRMVQVAPRPYQVWRGYGGAQALDLLRQHRPDAVILDLLMPEVDGYTVLEHMQANEHLREIPVIVVTAKGQEEEAVITAGLVGITRREGMSIGELMRCLKSSLDALRSPTLVHTAPAQSEAPAV, encoded by the coding sequence ATGGTCATACCGACATCTCCTCAAGGCTCAGCAAAATGGCCATACTACGAGGACATCCTGTGGCTGCGGATCAACGCGCTGCGACGGCTGATCGCAGCCAGCATCGTGATCGGTGTCCTGTGGTACGCCTACCTGGGAGCGGTATTGGAGCTCACCAACCCGGCGGCATGGAGCGGCTCCATCGTCCTAACGGCCTCCAGCCTGCTCGCCCAATGGCTGCTACAGCGCCGTGGGTTTCCCTCGGCAACCACCATATATGTGTTGGGGGTGGCGCTGAGCATCATCCTGGCCGCCTGGGTTCACGCCGATCCCTCCTTTCTCCTGCTGCTCGCCCTGGTGGTGGGGATCGCCGGCCTGCTCATGAGTCCCGCCATGGGGTTTCTAACGGCAGCCCTGACCTCCGCGGCCCTCGTCATCAGCACCCAGGTGCTTCCCCCCTCTTTCATCCCGCTATCCGTGGTGTGGAAGACGGCGATTTTCTCCTGGCTGATGGCGCTGCTGCTATGGATCGCCATGTACCCATTGCGCATGACGCTGCACTGGGCCTGGGTAAGCTACGAGCGCGCCCGGGAGCAAAGCGAGGCGCTGCGAGAACACAGGGGTCAGCTGAGCCGCACGCTAAAGGACCTCGATCTGGCCTATCGACGCCTGGAGACCATGGCCATCGAGCTGGAACGGGCCCGCCGGGCGGCGGATGAGGCCCGCCGCCTCAAGGCGGAATTCGCCGCCAACATCAGCCACGAGCTTCGCACCCCGCTTAACCTCATCATCGGCTTCAGCGAGATGATGGCGCTGGCGCCTCATACCTACGGCGAGCCACTTCCCCCGGCCTATCGCGGCGACGTGCAGGCCATCTACCGCAACGCGAAGCATCTCTCCAATCTGATCGACGACGTTTTGGACCTGAGCCAGATCGAGGCCGGCCGCATGGGACTGGTCAAGGAGCCCATCTCCATCCTGAAAGTGATCGAGGAAGCCACCGCCACCGTGATCCATCTGTTCGAGAGCAAAGGGCTCTCCCTGACCGTCGAGGCCCCAGAGGACCTCCCCATCGTCCAGGCTGACCGCACACGGATCCGCCAGGTGCTGATCAACCTGCTGAACAACGCCGTTCGCTTCACCGATGAGGGCGGCGTGACCATCACCGTCACCTCCAACGATCATGAGGTCACGGTAGCCGTGGCCGATACCGGCATCGGCATCGCAGAGGAGGATCTGCCGAAGGTCTTCGAGGAATTCCGTCAGCTGGATGGGTCGATCCGACGTCGCGTGGGGGGTAGCGGGCTGGGACTGGCCATCAGCAAGAAGTTCGTGGAGCTGCACGGGGGACGGATGTGGGTGAAGAGCAAGGCGGGGCAGGGCGCCACCTTCTTCTTCAGCCTCCCCCTGCGAGAGGAGCTGGTCATCAGCAACCTGCGGCCCGAATGGGAGAGCTGGGCTCAATTGCTCCCCAGCAAGGAGGGACAGAGAACCCTGGTGGTCATAGACCCGGAGCCTGGGACGGCCCGCCTGTTCGCCAGATATCTGGACGGCTATCGGGTTCTCCACGCCGCCGACGAGGACAAGGCCCGCCAGCTGGCAGCCCATGAGCCCGTCCACGCCCTGGTCGTGATCTCCTCCTCTGGAGAGGCGGGCTGGATTCGACTTCGACAGGCCCGCGAGGGGCTCCCCAACATACCCGTGGTCGTCTGCACGCTACGCGGCGGGACGAGAGGCGACCGTCTGCCGGGGGTGATCACATACCTGGTCAAGCCCGTCACCCGAGATCAGTTCCTGACGGCGTTGAGTCATCTGGGCAGGAACGTGCGCAGCTTGCTGATCGTGGACGATGATCCGGAGGTGGTGCGCCTGCTGGTCCGCATGGTGCAGGTCGCCCCCCGCCCCTACCAGGTGTGGCGGGGCTATGGCGGGGCCCAGGCGCTGGACCTGCTGCGCCAGCATCGCCCTGACGCCGTCATCCTGGACCTCCTGATGCCAGAGGTGGACGGCTATACCGTGCTTGAGCACATGCAGGCCAACGAGCACCTGCGGGAGATTCCCGTTATCGTCGTGACAGCGAAGGGCCAGGAGGAGGAGGCGGTGATCACGGCCGGGCTGGTGGGGATCACCCGGAGAGAGGGGATGTCCATCGGCGAGCTCATGCGGTGCCTGAAGTCCAGTCTGGACGCTTTACGCTCTCCGACGCTGGTCCACACCGCGCCAGCGCAGTCAGAAGCGCCTGCTGTGTAA
- a CDS encoding arylsulfatase, translated as MSDRSNRPNIIIMYADDLGFGDVGCYGATHISTPNLDRLASQGLRFTQGYATAATCTPSRYSILTGSYPWRNPNAHILPGDAPLIIPPGSPTLPALLREAGYATGVVGKWHLGIGKGNPDWNKPLPHTPLDVGFDMSYIMAATNDRVPCVYLDGRSVDGLDPSDPIEVSYASENPFPEVPTGRDHPELLKMKPSHGHDMTIVNGVSRIGFMRGGRSALWVDEEMAEVFLDKALSFIEENKDRPFFLYYAFHQPHVPRLPGPRFAGATDLGPRGDVIVEMDWCVGQVLDTLDRLGLSEDTIVIFSSDNGPVLDDGYQDQAVELCDGHRPAGPLRGGKYSLYDGGTRVPFILRWSGRVKPGVTDAIVCHVDFLASFAALVGIELPPDAAPDSFNVLPALLGDSREGREELITEGIHAKTVLRQGDWTFIPPYPGPAVSPTTGIELGNSDEPQLYDLSKDIGQIRNEAAERPDMVERMWNRLREIRRGDRTRPENM; from the coding sequence ATGAGCGACCGCTCGAACCGTCCGAACATCATCATCATGTATGCCGATGACCTGGGCTTTGGAGACGTCGGCTGCTATGGGGCGACCCACATCTCGACGCCCAATCTCGACCGGCTGGCCAGCCAGGGGCTGCGCTTCACCCAGGGATACGCGACCGCCGCCACGTGCACGCCATCCCGGTACAGCATCTTGACGGGCTCGTACCCGTGGCGGAATCCGAACGCCCACATCCTGCCGGGCGATGCGCCGCTGATCATCCCGCCCGGCTCTCCAACCCTGCCCGCGCTGCTGCGCGAGGCGGGATACGCCACCGGCGTCGTCGGGAAGTGGCACCTCGGCATCGGCAAGGGGAATCCGGATTGGAACAAGCCGTTGCCCCACACGCCGCTGGACGTCGGGTTTGACATGTCCTACATCATGGCAGCCACGAACGATCGCGTCCCATGCGTCTATCTGGACGGGCGTAGCGTGGATGGGTTGGACCCATCGGATCCCATCGAGGTGTCCTACGCGAGCGAGAATCCCTTCCCGGAGGTCCCCACCGGCCGCGATCACCCCGAGCTTCTGAAGATGAAGCCCAGCCACGGGCACGATATGACCATCGTCAACGGCGTGAGCCGCATCGGCTTCATGCGCGGCGGGAGGTCAGCTCTATGGGTTGACGAGGAGATGGCCGAGGTCTTCCTCGATAAAGCGCTATCCTTCATCGAAGAGAACAAGGACCGGCCGTTCTTTCTCTACTATGCCTTCCATCAACCCCATGTGCCACGCCTTCCCGGCCCGCGCTTCGCGGGGGCGACCGACCTGGGGCCACGCGGCGACGTGATCGTGGAGATGGATTGGTGCGTCGGCCAGGTGTTGGACACGCTGGATCGGCTGGGGCTGTCCGAGGATACTATCGTCATCTTCTCCAGCGACAACGGCCCGGTGCTGGATGATGGCTATCAGGATCAGGCCGTCGAGCTGTGCGATGGGCATCGGCCGGCCGGACCGCTGCGCGGCGGGAAGTACAGCCTCTACGATGGCGGCACCCGCGTGCCCTTCATCCTGCGCTGGAGCGGCCGGGTGAAGCCGGGCGTGACGGACGCCATCGTCTGCCACGTGGACTTCCTCGCCTCCTTCGCCGCGCTGGTGGGGATAGAGCTGCCCCCCGATGCGGCCCCCGATAGCTTCAATGTCCTGCCGGCACTGCTCGGAGACAGCCGCGAGGGCCGGGAGGAACTGATCACAGAGGGGATCCACGCAAAGACCGTGCTCCGTCAGGGCGACTGGACCTTTATCCCGCCGTACCCGGGCCCGGCGGTCAGCCCCACGACGGGCATCGAGCTGGGGAACTCGGATGAGCCCCAACTCTACGACCTGTCGAAGGATATCGGCCAGATCCGCAATGAGGCGGCCGAGCGCCCGGACATGGTCGAGCGCATGTGGAACCGGCTGCGGGAGATCCGCCGTGGAGACCGAACGCGACCTGAGAACATGTGA
- a CDS encoding acetylesterase, with the protein MTNVYQHLGVFSDWVAAAGRVRPLYPPAPPGPETQQRIREVLGFSLGEEQPSDVRMERRWERDGLVGEEVSWSVGYGPRTHAWVLKPANAPGPLPAVLALHDHGGFKFYGKEKIADGPEDPQPVVISHRERAYGGRAFANALAQEGFVVLVHDTFLWGSRRFPLEIIPEWERRIAESARSLWQDPSIPEEVGLYNAAAALHEHLVEKYCSLLGTTLAGVVSYEDRVAVNYLLTREDVIPERIGCAGLSGGGCRAALLQATCDRIAAAVIVGMMSTYEGLLDHNVASHTWMFFPATWARYGDWPDLAACRAPSPLMVQYDLDDELFTEEGMRAAHRRIAEHYRSVGSPENYVGEFYPGPHKFDLEMQVAAFAWLKARLSNGE; encoded by the coding sequence ATGACCAACGTGTACCAGCATCTGGGCGTGTTCAGCGATTGGGTCGCCGCGGCCGGACGGGTTCGCCCGCTCTATCCCCCGGCCCCGCCAGGCCCTGAGACACAGCAGAGGATCCGAGAGGTCCTGGGATTCTCGCTGGGGGAGGAGCAGCCGTCCGATGTCCGCATGGAGCGTCGATGGGAGCGCGACGGGCTCGTCGGGGAGGAGGTGTCCTGGTCCGTCGGGTACGGCCCCCGCACGCACGCCTGGGTGCTCAAGCCCGCGAACGCGCCAGGGCCGCTGCCCGCCGTGCTCGCTCTGCACGACCACGGCGGGTTCAAGTTCTACGGCAAGGAGAAGATCGCGGATGGGCCGGAGGATCCCCAGCCCGTGGTGATCAGCCATCGCGAGCGGGCCTACGGCGGTCGGGCCTTCGCCAACGCGCTGGCCCAGGAGGGCTTCGTCGTGCTCGTCCACGACACGTTCCTGTGGGGCAGTCGGCGTTTCCCGTTGGAGATCATACCGGAGTGGGAACGACGAATCGCCGAGAGCGCCCGATCGTTGTGGCAGGATCCATCAATCCCGGAGGAGGTCGGCCTCTACAACGCCGCGGCGGCGCTGCACGAGCACCTGGTGGAGAAGTACTGCTCCCTGCTGGGGACCACGCTGGCCGGAGTGGTCAGCTACGAGGATCGGGTGGCGGTGAACTATCTGCTGACGCGGGAGGATGTCATCCCCGAGCGCATCGGATGCGCCGGGCTGTCGGGCGGGGGATGCCGGGCCGCGCTGTTGCAGGCCACCTGTGACCGGATCGCCGCGGCCGTGATCGTGGGCATGATGAGCACATACGAGGGCCTGCTGGATCACAACGTCGCCTCGCACACGTGGATGTTCTTCCCGGCCACATGGGCCCGCTATGGCGACTGGCCCGATCTGGCCGCGTGCCGGGCCCCTTCCCCGCTGATGGTCCAATACGATCTCGACGACGAGCTGTTCACCGAGGAGGGCATGCGCGCGGCGCACAGGCGCATCGCCGAGCATTACCGCAGCGTGGGAAGCCCGGAGAACTACGTCGGAGAATTCTACCCCGGCCCTCACAAGTTCGATCTGGAGATGCAGGTCGCCGCGTTCGCCTGGCTGAAGGCGCGCCTGTCCAATGGCGAATAG
- a CDS encoding aldehyde ferredoxin oxidoreductase family protein, with protein MELGGYANRVAWIDLTSGAVEYRPIDKDDALKYIGGRGLGVKYVFDNGPQVDPLSPDNILCFMNGPLTGTDANMSGRMAIVTKSPLTGTIVDSHHGGWSAARLKWAGFDGLVFKGKAENPVYAYVENGQVELRDASDLWGKGVHETVKILQERHGEDDLSVLAIGPAGERLVKFACWINEHDRASGRGGTGCVAGSKKLKAIVIKGKHADRPRPKDRDGFREAHRRALATIMDEANVTAPRKGGLSVYGTNVLMNITNNMGALPTRNAQTTSFGEKGEKISGEWVKEHILVKNPTCHACPVACKKEVEVKEGDFKVHMESLEYEPAWSLGAMCGNDDACAIAYMIDRCNDWGYDAIEIGDVLALYMEYTERGYANGDGLAWGDAHGMVELMRKVAFREGIGDILAEGTGAAAEKLGHPELAMAVKGMGIPAYDPRGLKGMGVAYATSNRGACHLRGYTPASELGLIPLKTDPLAWEGKGELLKTLQDLHAFSDSLDICKFSAFAEGAEEYAQQYSTFVGVPFTADDVLKTGERIYNLERYYNNLNGFDGKDDTLPARFLEEPSQEPGSKGHVCELDKMLEEYYRVRGWENGVVPESKLKELGIL; from the coding sequence ATGGAACTGGGCGGGTATGCAAACCGAGTCGCCTGGATCGACCTGACGAGTGGCGCGGTCGAGTACAGGCCCATCGACAAGGACGATGCGCTCAAGTACATCGGCGGGCGCGGGTTGGGGGTCAAATACGTCTTCGACAACGGTCCACAGGTGGATCCGCTGTCCCCGGACAACATCTTGTGCTTCATGAACGGCCCGCTGACCGGCACGGACGCCAACATGAGCGGGCGCATGGCCATTGTGACCAAATCCCCCCTGACGGGCACCATCGTCGACTCCCACCATGGCGGTTGGTCGGCTGCCCGGCTGAAGTGGGCCGGCTTTGACGGGCTGGTCTTCAAGGGCAAGGCGGAGAACCCCGTCTATGCCTATGTGGAGAATGGCCAGGTGGAGCTGCGGGATGCCAGCGACCTGTGGGGCAAGGGCGTTCATGAGACGGTCAAGATCCTCCAGGAACGGCACGGCGAGGATGATCTGAGCGTCCTCGCGATCGGCCCGGCGGGGGAGCGGCTGGTGAAGTTCGCGTGCTGGATCAACGAGCACGATCGTGCATCCGGCCGAGGCGGCACCGGCTGCGTCGCTGGCAGCAAGAAGCTGAAGGCCATCGTGATCAAGGGGAAGCACGCGGATCGGCCGCGCCCGAAGGATCGAGATGGCTTCCGGGAGGCGCATCGGCGGGCGCTGGCCACCATCATGGACGAGGCGAACGTGACCGCCCCGCGCAAGGGTGGCCTCTCCGTCTATGGCACCAACGTGTTGATGAACATCACCAACAACATGGGCGCTCTGCCGACGCGCAACGCGCAGACGACCAGCTTCGGCGAGAAGGGCGAGAAGATCAGCGGCGAGTGGGTGAAGGAGCACATCCTGGTCAAGAATCCCACGTGCCATGCCTGCCCGGTGGCCTGCAAGAAGGAGGTCGAGGTCAAGGAGGGCGACTTCAAGGTTCATATGGAGAGCCTGGAGTACGAGCCCGCCTGGTCCCTGGGCGCGATGTGCGGCAACGACGATGCCTGCGCCATCGCCTACATGATCGATCGCTGCAACGACTGGGGCTATGACGCCATCGAGATCGGAGACGTGCTGGCCTTGTACATGGAGTACACCGAGCGCGGCTATGCCAACGGCGATGGCCTGGCCTGGGGGGATGCCCATGGCATGGTGGAGCTGATGCGCAAGGTCGCCTTCCGGGAGGGGATTGGCGATATCCTGGCCGAGGGCACGGGCGCTGCCGCGGAGAAGCTCGGACACCCCGAGCTGGCCATGGCCGTCAAGGGAATGGGGATCCCCGCCTACGATCCTCGTGGCTTGAAGGGCATGGGCGTGGCGTACGCGACCAGCAATCGCGGCGCCTGCCATCTGCGCGGCTACACCCCCGCCAGCGAGCTGGGCCTGATCCCGTTGAAGACCGATCCGTTGGCCTGGGAGGGCAAAGGCGAGCTGCTGAAGACCTTGCAGGACCTCCACGCCTTCTCCGACAGCCTGGACATCTGCAAGTTCTCGGCCTTCGCCGAGGGCGCCGAGGAGTACGCCCAGCAGTATTCGACCTTCGTGGGGGTGCCCTTCACCGCGGACGATGTGCTGAAGACGGGCGAACGGATCTACAACCTGGAGCGGTACTACAACAACCTCAACGGGTTCGACGGCAAGGATGA